The following coding sequences are from one Diprion similis isolate iyDipSimi1 chromosome 9, iyDipSimi1.1, whole genome shotgun sequence window:
- the LOC124410228 gene encoding protein mono-ADP-ribosyltransferase PARP14-like, protein MNNNIIMELLQSAVTSNNFGLRKKFPWSVRHNADVDAKIDSRNIRPNEVQFLVDHLGSRLSITEDTFIGRIENPCLWSRYVLHYEEMKANSTASEVTEHIVLHATSISAAYEIADNNFDWRLVKRYRFGRGVSFAKDVDYAATQATRKGAYIIAGILVAASKVGNFGTQIPPGTFDTTTNRAKSVYVKYYDNDFYPYYIAY, encoded by the exons atgaataataatataataatggaGTTATTACAAAGTGCTGTAACTTCAAATAACTTTGGACTGCGAAAAAAGTTCCCATGGAGTGTACGTCACAACGCAGATGTCGACGCAAAAATAGACAGCAGGAACATACGGCCCAATGAAGTACAGTTCTTAGTTGACCATTTGGGCAGCCGATTATCCATCACAGAAGACACCTTCATAGGTAGAATTGAAAACCCTTGCTTATGGTCACGCTACGTTCTACACTACGAGGAAATGAAGGCAAACTCGACAGCTAGCGAAGTTACAGAGCACATTGTTTTACATGCCACCTCGATATCGGCTGCGTACGAAATAGCAG ACAACAACTTTGACTGGAGGCTTGTAAAGCGTTATCGCTTCGGTCGCGGTGTTAGCTTCGCCAAAGACGTGGACTATGCCGCTACTCAGGCAACAAGGAAAGGTGCCTATATTATTGCTGGTATACTTGTTGCTGCAAGTAAAGTAGGGAACTTTGGTACCCAAATACCACCTGGCACTTTCGATACTACAACAAACAGAGCAAAGAGTGTTTATGTTAAATATTACGACAATGACTTTTATCCCTACTACATAGCTTACTGA
- the LOC124410149 gene encoding uncharacterized protein LOC124410149, translating into MSQRIERSASVDSPTSPKLEGEVSFGDNSPLFGVLPPSQRHALHLSLAAAAREASGEQQMPLNWDVVKRRIAEGVTEEDTLDELRAVLREFVKSKTQAPAPPTTPQLTPRQNRNPAVDMAENAPTVGQVLKAIEIFDSSNRGKVCVFIRSCKYAGEIIRPTDTEHLLKAVLSTRIKGIAAQALEYKSIRTWDALEEELKSMSIETRTLASLQVEFNSCRQRQNEDAKSYGTRLEQLTWQVIELTTREATEEDSKSTLERQVRKQAVNIFVRGLNDRLKVLVKSRRCEKLREAISIAIKEERDLGLVRGSDRDQHRSSCYNCGKPGHLARDCRSSRKSNTQDRQRLPTPSKYVRKTEVICYFYNKPGHFIRDCRKRLAEENRRGNGRNEGPPRGTERVQTGPFRDANRRGDETSGNEDRALRTDNRIASYQ; encoded by the exons ATGTCGCAGAGAATCGAACGATCAGCATCCGTAGACTCTCCGACTTCACCTAAACTAGAGGGAGAAGTAAGTTTTGGAGATAATTCACCGTTGTTTGGCGTACTTCCTCCCAGCCAGAGGCACGCATTGCATTTATCACTAGCTGCAGCAGCACGAGAAGCTTCAGGAGAACAGCAAATGCCATTGAATTGGGATGTGGTGAAACGACGTATCGCAGAAG GCGTAACTGAAGAAGATACGCTTGACGAACTCCGTGCGGTATTGCGCGAATTTGTTAAAAGTAAGACTCAAGCACCCGCACCACCTACTACACCTCAACTAACACCCCGTCAGAATCGGAACCCAGCAGTAGACATGGCAGAGAACGCTCCTACCGTGGGACAAGTACTAAAAgccatcgaaattttcgacagtagtaacagaggaaaagtttgtgTCTTTATTCGCTCTTGCAAATATGCAGGCGAAATAATACGACCGACAGACACGGAACATTTACTGAAGGCTGTTTTGAGCACGCGAATCAAGGGTATCGCCGCACAAGCCTTGgaatacaaatcgattcgcacTTGGGATGCATTGGAGGAAGAACTTAAGTCGATGAGCATCGAAACACGGACGTTAGCTTCGCTACAGGTAGAATTCAACAGCTGTAGGCAACGACAGAACGAGGATGCGAAGTCATATGGAACACGACTCGAACAACTCACTTGGCAGGTGATCGAACTAACGACACGAGAAGCAACAGAAGAGGATTCTAAGTCAACACTGGAACGCCAGGTTCGGAAACAAGCCGTAAATATTTTCGTCAGAGGTCTAAACGACAGGCTGAAGGTGCTGGTCAAGAGCCGACGATGCGAGAAGCTCAGGGAGGCAATATCCATCGCAATAAAAGAGGAACGCGACTTAGGTCTCGTTCGCGGTTCGGACAGGGATCAACACCGATCGAGCTGCTACAACTGCGGGAAGCCGGGTCACTTGGCACGTGATTGCCGTTCATCAAGGAAAAGCAACACACAGGATCGACAGCGATTGCCGACACCAAGTAAATACGTAAGGAAAACTGAagtaatttgttatttttacaacaagCCAGGGCACTTTATCCGGGACTGCAGAAAGCGATTAGCCGAGGAAAATAGGCGAGGCAACGGGAGAAATGAAGGACCTCCGAGAGGAACGGAACGTGTCCAAACAGGTCCGTTTAGGGACGCCAACAGGCGAGGCGATGAGACTTCGGGAAACGAAGATCGGGCGCTGCGGACAGACAACCGTATCGCGTCGTACCAGTAA